Proteins from a genomic interval of Pseudomonas silesiensis:
- the trpB gene encoding tryptophan synthase subunit beta gives MTQTNLRNGPDANGLFGAFGGRYVAETLMPLILELAREYEAAKEDPAFKEELAYFQRDYVGRPSPLYFAERLTEFCGGAKIYLKREELNHTGAHKINNCIGQILLARRMGKKRIIAETGAGMHGVATATVAARFGLDCVIYMGTTDIERQQANVFRMKLLGAEVIPVVAGTGTLKDAMNEALRDWVTNVDSTFYLIGTVAGPHPYPAMVRDFQAVIGKETRDQMQAQEGRLPDSLVACIGGGSNAMGLFHPFLDDKSVDIIGVEAAGHGIETGKHAASLNGGVPGVLHGNRTFLLQDDDGQIIDAHSISAGLDYPGIGPEHAWLHDIGRVQYTSVTDDEALDAFHKCCRLEGIIPALESAHALAEVFKRAPTLPKDHLMVVNLSGRGDKDMQTVMHHMEHSQKEQSKQEKH, from the coding sequence ATGACCCAGACTAATCTGCGCAACGGCCCCGACGCCAACGGCCTGTTTGGCGCGTTCGGTGGCCGTTACGTCGCTGAAACCCTGATGCCTTTGATTCTCGAGCTGGCCCGCGAATACGAAGCGGCCAAGGAAGATCCTGCATTCAAAGAGGAATTGGCCTACTTTCAGCGCGACTATGTCGGTCGTCCAAGCCCGCTTTATTTCGCCGAGCGGCTGACCGAGTTCTGCGGCGGCGCGAAGATTTACCTGAAGCGCGAAGAGCTGAACCACACCGGCGCGCACAAGATCAACAACTGCATCGGCCAGATCCTGCTGGCGCGGCGCATGGGCAAGAAACGCATCATCGCCGAAACCGGTGCCGGCATGCACGGTGTGGCGACGGCCACCGTTGCCGCGCGTTTCGGCCTCGATTGCGTGATCTACATGGGCACCACCGACATCGAACGTCAGCAGGCCAACGTGTTTCGCATGAAGCTGTTGGGCGCCGAAGTGATCCCGGTGGTGGCCGGGACTGGCACCCTCAAGGATGCGATGAACGAAGCGTTGCGTGACTGGGTCACCAACGTCGACAGCACCTTCTACCTGATCGGCACCGTGGCCGGTCCGCATCCTTACCCGGCGATGGTTCGCGACTTCCAGGCCGTCATCGGCAAGGAAACCCGTGACCAGATGCAAGCCCAGGAAGGCCGCCTGCCGGACAGCCTGGTGGCGTGCATCGGCGGTGGGTCCAATGCCATGGGCCTGTTCCATCCGTTCCTCGACGACAAAAGCGTCGACATCATTGGCGTTGAAGCCGCCGGTCACGGCATCGAAACCGGCAAGCACGCCGCCAGCCTCAACGGTGGCGTGCCGGGTGTACTCCACGGTAACCGGACGTTCCTGTTGCAGGACGACGATGGCCAGATCATCGACGCTCACTCGATTTCCGCCGGCCTAGACTATCCAGGCATCGGCCCGGAACACGCCTGGTTGCATGACATCGGCCGCGTTCAGTACACCTCGGTAACCGACGACGAAGCCCTCGACGCGTTCCACAAATGCTGCCGCCTGGAAGGGATCATCCCTGCACTGGAAAGCGCCCATGCCCTGGCCGAAGTGTTCAAGCGCGCTCCGACCTTGCCGAAAGATCACCTGATGGTGGTCAACCTGTCCGGTCGTGGCGACAAAGACATGCAGACCGTGATGCACCACATGGAACACTCTCAAAAAGAGCAGTCCAAGCAGGAGAAACACTGA
- a CDS encoding Re/Si-specific NAD(P)(+) transhydrogenase subunit alpha, with amino-acid sequence MHIGVPLETQTGETRVAATPETIKKLIGQGHKVTVQSGAGIKASVVDSAYEAAGATIGSANDAFGAELILKVVAPSDSELALIKSGTVVVGMLNPFSNETIAKLAECGITAFALEAAPRTSRAQSLDVLSSQANIAGYKAVLLAAHHYPRFMPMLMTAAGTVKAARVLILGAGVAGLQAIATAKRLGAVIEASDVRPAVKEQIESLGAKFVDVPYETDEERECAVGVGGYARPMPASWMQRQALAVHERAKQADIVITTALIPGRKAPTLLSAETVAQMKPGSVVIDLAAAQGGNCPLTVADQVVVENGVIICGPTNLAGAVAADASALYARNLLDFLKLVFNKEGQFEINLEDDIVAACLMCRDGQVIRKNA; translated from the coding sequence GTGCACATTGGTGTTCCTCTCGAAACCCAGACGGGTGAAACACGGGTTGCTGCAACCCCGGAAACCATCAAGAAACTGATCGGCCAGGGTCATAAGGTCACTGTGCAAAGCGGCGCCGGCATTAAAGCCAGTGTTGTCGACAGTGCTTATGAAGCGGCAGGCGCAACCATTGGCAGCGCCAACGATGCGTTTGGGGCTGAGCTGATCCTCAAGGTGGTCGCCCCCAGCGACAGCGAACTCGCTCTGATCAAGAGCGGCACCGTTGTGGTGGGCATGCTCAACCCGTTCAGCAATGAAACCATTGCCAAGCTGGCTGAATGCGGCATCACCGCTTTCGCACTGGAGGCTGCACCACGCACCTCCCGCGCTCAGAGTCTGGACGTGCTGTCGTCCCAGGCCAACATCGCCGGCTATAAAGCCGTGCTGTTGGCGGCTCACCACTATCCGCGCTTCATGCCGATGCTGATGACCGCTGCGGGTACCGTGAAAGCGGCGCGCGTGCTGATTCTGGGGGCCGGCGTGGCGGGCTTGCAGGCCATTGCCACGGCCAAACGCCTGGGTGCAGTGATCGAAGCGTCGGACGTGCGTCCTGCGGTAAAAGAGCAGATCGAATCCCTTGGCGCCAAGTTCGTCGACGTGCCTTACGAGACCGATGAAGAGCGCGAATGCGCCGTCGGTGTCGGCGGTTACGCGCGACCAATGCCCGCCAGCTGGATGCAACGTCAGGCCCTGGCCGTGCACGAACGCGCGAAACAGGCTGACATTGTCATCACCACGGCACTGATCCCGGGCCGCAAGGCACCGACGTTGTTAAGCGCGGAAACCGTGGCGCAGATGAAGCCGGGCTCGGTGGTCATCGACCTCGCGGCAGCCCAGGGCGGCAACTGCCCGCTGACCGTGGCTGACCAGGTCGTGGTCGAGAATGGCGTGATTATTTGCGGCCCGACCAACCTGGCCGGCGCAGTCGCGGCAGACGCTTCGGCCCTGTACGCGCGCAACCTGCTGGACTTCCTGAAGCTGGTCTTCAACAAAGAAGGCCAGTTCGAGATCAACCTCGAAGACGACATCGTCGCCGCGTGCCTGATGTGCCGCGACGGCCAAGTCATCCGCAAAAACGCCTAA
- the trpA gene encoding tryptophan synthase subunit alpha: MSRLQTRFAELKEQNRAALVTFVTAGDPSYDTSLAILKGLPGAGADVIELGMPFTDPMADGPAIQLANIRALGAKQNLAKTLQMVREFREGNTETPLVLMGYFNPIHMYGVPRFIADAKEAGVDGLIVVDLPPEHNGELCDPAQVAGLDFIRLTTPTTDDVRLPTVLNGSSGFVYYVSVAGVTGAGAATLEHVEEAVARLRRHTDLPISIGFGIRTPEQAAAIARLADGVVVGSALIDHIANASTPAQAVDGVLSLCAALADGVRKARVS, translated from the coding sequence ATGAGCCGCCTGCAAACGCGTTTTGCCGAACTCAAGGAACAGAACCGTGCCGCCCTGGTGACTTTTGTTACCGCTGGTGACCCGAGCTACGACACGTCCCTGGCGATCCTCAAAGGCTTGCCCGGTGCTGGCGCCGACGTGATCGAGTTGGGCATGCCTTTCACTGACCCGATGGCCGATGGCCCGGCGATCCAGCTGGCCAACATTCGTGCCTTGGGTGCCAAGCAAAACCTGGCGAAAACCCTGCAGATGGTTCGCGAGTTCCGCGAAGGCAATACCGAGACACCGCTGGTGCTGATGGGTTACTTCAACCCGATTCACATGTACGGCGTGCCGCGCTTTATTGCCGATGCCAAAGAAGCCGGTGTGGATGGGCTGATCGTGGTCGACTTGCCGCCCGAGCATAACGGCGAACTGTGCGACCCGGCCCAGGTTGCCGGCCTGGACTTCATCCGTCTGACCACGCCGACCACCGATGATGTACGTCTGCCGACCGTTTTGAACGGCAGTTCCGGCTTCGTTTATTACGTCTCTGTTGCCGGTGTGACCGGTGCGGGCGCGGCAACGCTGGAACACGTCGAGGAAGCGGTCGCCCGCTTGCGTCGCCACACCGATCTGCCAATCAGCATCGGTTTCGGCATCCGTACACCGGAGCAAGCGGCTGCCATCGCTCGCCTGGCGGATGGTGTGGTGGTGGGGTCGGCGTTGATCGATCACATCGCCAATGCCTCGACGCCGGCCCAGGCGGTCGACGGTGTGTTGAGCCTGTGCGCGGCGCTGGCCGACGGGGTACGAAAAGCCCGCGTCAGCTGA
- a CDS encoding NAD(P)(+) transhydrogenase (Re/Si-specific) subunit beta gives MSMNLVTTLYLIASICFIQALKGLSHPTTSRRGNLFGMLGMALAILTTVGLIYKLGAELATAGIGYVIVGLLVGGTAGSIMAKRVEMTKMPELVAFMHSMIGLAAVFIAIAAVVEPQSLGIVKQLGDSIPAGNRMELFLGAAIGAITFSGSVIAFGKLSGKYKFRLFQGAPVQFSGQHKLNLVLGLATLGLGITFMLTGNLGAFALMLALAFVMGVLIIIPIGGADMPVVVSMLNSYSGWAAAGIGFSLNNSMLIIAGSLVGSSGAILSYIMCKAMNRSFFNVLLGGFGGATETAGPAGAKEARPVKSGSSDDAAFLLTNADTVIIVPGYGLAVARAQHSLMELAEKLTHRGVTVKFAIHPVAGRMPGHMNVLLAEAEVPYEQVFEMEDINSEFGQTDVVLVLGANDVVNPAAKNDPKSPIAGMPILEAYKAKTVIVNKRSMASGYAGLDNELFYLDKTMMVFGDAKKVIEDMVKAVE, from the coding sequence ATGAGCATGAATCTCGTCACGACGCTCTACTTGATCGCGTCGATCTGTTTTATCCAGGCCCTCAAAGGCCTGTCGCACCCGACCACGTCGCGGCGCGGCAACCTGTTCGGCATGCTTGGCATGGCGCTGGCCATCCTGACCACCGTGGGCCTCATCTATAAGCTCGGCGCAGAGCTGGCCACCGCCGGGATCGGCTATGTCATCGTCGGCCTGCTGGTCGGCGGCACGGCCGGTTCGATCATGGCCAAACGCGTTGAAATGACCAAGATGCCGGAACTGGTCGCCTTCATGCACAGCATGATCGGTCTGGCCGCAGTGTTCATCGCCATTGCGGCGGTGGTCGAGCCGCAGTCTCTGGGCATCGTCAAACAGCTAGGTGATTCGATTCCGGCCGGTAACCGCATGGAGCTGTTCCTTGGCGCCGCGATTGGTGCCATCACCTTCTCCGGTTCGGTAATTGCCTTTGGCAAGCTGTCGGGCAAGTACAAGTTCCGTCTATTCCAGGGCGCACCGGTACAGTTCAGTGGTCAACACAAGTTGAACCTGGTGTTGGGCCTTGCGACGCTCGGCCTGGGCATCACTTTCATGCTGACCGGCAACCTTGGCGCCTTCGCCCTGATGCTGGCCCTGGCCTTCGTGATGGGCGTGCTGATCATCATCCCGATCGGCGGTGCCGATATGCCGGTGGTGGTGTCGATGCTCAACAGCTATTCCGGTTGGGCAGCAGCGGGTATCGGCTTCTCGCTGAACAACTCGATGCTGATCATCGCCGGGTCGTTGGTGGGCTCTTCCGGTGCAATCCTCTCGTACATCATGTGCAAAGCGATGAACCGCTCGTTCTTCAACGTACTGCTCGGCGGTTTCGGCGGTGCAACGGAAACCGCAGGCCCCGCTGGCGCCAAGGAAGCTCGTCCGGTGAAGTCCGGCTCGTCCGATGACGCCGCGTTCCTGCTGACCAACGCCGACACCGTGATCATCGTGCCGGGCTATGGCCTGGCGGTGGCACGTGCCCAGCACTCGCTGATGGAACTGGCGGAGAAGTTGACTCACCGTGGTGTCACTGTGAAGTTTGCGATCCACCCGGTCGCTGGGCGGATGCCTGGACACATGAACGTCCTGCTGGCCGAGGCCGAAGTACCTTACGAGCAAGTGTTCGAGATGGAAGACATCAACTCCGAGTTCGGTCAGACAGACGTGGTGCTGGTGCTTGGCGCCAACGACGTGGTCAACCCGGCGGCGAAGAACGATCCGAAATCGCCGATTGCCGGCATGCCGATCCTCGAGGCCTACAAAGCCAAGACCGTCATCGTCAACAAGCGCTCGATGGCCAGCGGCTATGCCGGCCTGGACAATGAACTGTTCTACCTCGACAAGACCATGATGGTCTTCGGCGATGCCAAGAAAGTCATCGAAGACATGGTAAAAGCCGTCGAGTAA
- a CDS encoding DUF2388 domain-containing protein, whose product MRFLSNLLITPFFATACWVGSAQAYDAFNLSTQGIVATGYATTMVSAAPFDRKLLLAAQDDAAAFVASDGELRGAQLEAALDYLRSAQPKLTASDLELAQAILVQ is encoded by the coding sequence ATGCGTTTTCTTTCAAATCTGTTGATCACTCCGTTTTTCGCGACAGCCTGCTGGGTGGGTTCGGCCCAGGCCTACGACGCCTTCAACCTGTCGACACAAGGCATCGTCGCCACCGGCTACGCCACCACCATGGTGTCCGCCGCCCCCTTCGACCGTAAGCTGCTACTTGCCGCTCAGGATGACGCTGCGGCGTTCGTTGCCAGTGACGGCGAACTGCGTGGCGCGCAGTTGGAGGCGGCCCTGGACTATCTGCGCAGTGCCCAGCCAAAACTTACTGCAAGCGACCTTGAACTGGCGCAGGCAATTCTCGTCCAATAG
- a CDS encoding DUF1127 domain-containing protein gives MERTLSSELFFEDTAAKTQASMPLRVLANLMLWQRRISSRHQLARLDSRLLADAGISEAQRYEELSKPFWR, from the coding sequence ATGGAACGTACACTCAGTTCCGAACTGTTCTTCGAAGACACCGCTGCAAAAACCCAGGCTTCCATGCCTCTGCGCGTTCTCGCCAATCTGATGTTGTGGCAGCGCCGCATCTCCAGCCGCCACCAACTGGCTCGTCTGGATTCGCGTCTGCTGGCTGACGCCGGGATTAGCGAAGCACAACGCTACGAAGAGCTGAGCAAGCCGTTCTGGCGCTAA
- a CDS encoding DUF4105 domain-containing protein, which produces MSPVAWLMAGVLLLLGNTAQAGLHLQLKTQGLSPAQQQASQALLDEAMQALPPRFIEQLDRTIDVGWTDKMPGDAYGQASLVSELDLNRNLLASLTDGSAATKKTYRPHGTVRREMLATVLHEITHIYDRARLWPDAERTLIQRCTRRNSSSGLIGMPDECRGQADRRFTLSDDPRLLDLAGWPQYVGRRGEREQYNRQIARSPDIYETSSPKEFVAVNMEYFLLDPSYACRRPALYRYYQEHFGWAPAAKDTCGKSFAFLNAGNDFAKQPLGQVDPERVYAVDYLLAEANQNWVSRWGHSMLRLVICAPGRPRGPDCRLDLDQHLVLSYRAFVGDVQLSSWDGLVGKYPSRLFVLPLAQVIDEYTKTELRSLASVPLNLSRNEIENVVQHAAEMHWSYDGNYFFLSNNCAVEGLKLLRSGTNNSQLVGLDSIMPNGLLEVLKGRGLADTSVLDDPREALRLGYRFDSFRDRYQAMFEVLKKHLPIKQEKVEDWLALKADERRQWIDRADLRTSAALLLLEQAAFRQQLVLAQDEVKQRYLGARELKNGGMDKANATLQQILANSGFLSRPAELLGTGGYGLPQPNEWQRLESESSLRQKQLQALTGDLDKEVRALLEPSRAAEMAANEANLKQVGEHLRKLHKAAGGLELP; this is translated from the coding sequence ATGTCGCCTGTCGCCTGGCTGATGGCCGGGGTCTTGTTGCTTCTAGGCAACACGGCCCAGGCTGGGCTGCATTTACAGCTCAAGACCCAGGGTCTGAGCCCCGCACAGCAGCAGGCGAGTCAGGCGCTGCTCGATGAGGCCATGCAGGCATTGCCGCCGCGCTTCATCGAGCAACTCGACCGCACAATCGACGTCGGCTGGACCGATAAGATGCCAGGCGATGCCTACGGCCAGGCATCCCTGGTGTCCGAACTCGACTTGAATCGCAACCTGCTCGCCAGCCTCACCGATGGCAGCGCGGCGACAAAGAAAACCTATCGCCCCCACGGGACCGTGCGCCGGGAAATGCTCGCCACGGTGTTGCACGAAATCACTCATATCTATGATCGCGCGCGCCTGTGGCCCGACGCCGAACGCACGCTGATTCAGCGCTGCACCCGACGTAACAGCAGCTCGGGGCTGATCGGCATGCCCGACGAATGTCGCGGCCAGGCCGATCGACGCTTTACCCTCAGCGACGACCCACGCCTGCTCGACCTTGCCGGCTGGCCGCAGTACGTCGGCCGCCGTGGCGAGCGCGAACAGTACAATCGACAAATTGCCCGCAGCCCGGACATCTACGAGACCAGCAGCCCCAAGGAGTTCGTCGCGGTCAACATGGAGTATTTCCTCCTCGACCCGAGCTACGCTTGTCGCCGTCCTGCGCTGTACCGCTATTACCAGGAACATTTCGGCTGGGCGCCCGCCGCCAAAGACACCTGCGGCAAATCCTTTGCGTTTCTCAACGCGGGTAACGACTTCGCCAAACAACCGCTGGGCCAGGTCGACCCGGAACGGGTGTACGCCGTCGACTATCTGCTGGCCGAAGCCAATCAGAATTGGGTCAGCCGCTGGGGCCACAGCATGTTGCGCCTGGTGATCTGCGCACCCGGTCGGCCACGCGGGCCGGATTGCCGGCTGGATCTGGATCAGCATCTGGTGCTGTCCTACCGCGCCTTTGTCGGTGATGTACAGCTATCGAGCTGGGACGGCCTGGTGGGTAAATACCCGTCACGCCTGTTTGTCCTGCCGCTGGCTCAGGTGATCGATGAATACACCAAGACCGAATTGCGCAGCCTGGCCTCGGTGCCGCTGAACCTGTCGCGCAACGAAATCGAGAACGTGGTGCAACACGCCGCCGAGATGCACTGGAGCTACGATGGCAACTATTTCTTCCTGTCCAATAACTGTGCGGTAGAAGGCCTGAAACTGTTGCGCAGCGGCACCAACAATTCGCAGCTGGTCGGGCTGGACAGCATCATGCCCAACGGCTTGCTGGAAGTGCTCAAGGGTCGCGGACTGGCCGATACCAGCGTGCTGGACGATCCCCGCGAAGCGCTGCGCCTGGGTTATCGCTTCGACTCCTTCCGCGATCGTTATCAAGCGATGTTCGAAGTGCTGAAGAAGCACCTGCCGATCAAGCAGGAAAAGGTTGAAGACTGGTTGGCATTGAAAGCCGACGAACGCCGGCAATGGATTGACCGGGCCGACTTGCGCACCAGTGCGGCATTGCTGTTATTGGAGCAGGCCGCCTTTCGCCAACAGTTGGTACTGGCCCAGGACGAAGTGAAACAACGCTATCTGGGCGCTCGTGAATTGAAGAACGGCGGCATGGACAAGGCCAACGCGACCTTGCAGCAGATTCTCGCCAACAGTGGCTTTCTCAGCCGTCCGGCGGAGTTGCTCGGTACCGGTGGTTATGGCTTGCCGCAGCCGAATGAATGGCAACGCCTGGAATCGGAAAGCAGCCTGCGGCAGAAACAGCTTCAAGCGCTGACCGGCGATCTGGACAAGGAAGTGAGGGCGCTGCTCGAACCGAGCCGGGCGGCCGAGATGGCCGCCAATGAAGCCAACCTGAAGCAGGTTGGCGAACATTTGAGAAAGTTGCACAAAGCCGCGGGCGGGCTGGAGTTACCCTGA
- a CDS encoding NAD(P) transhydrogenase subunit alpha: MEELISPGIYNLIIFVLAIYVGYHVVWNVTPALHTPLMAVTNAISAIVIVGAMLAAALTVTPLGKTMGTLAVALAAVNVFGGFLVTRRMLEMFKKKAPKAVKEEAPK; this comes from the coding sequence ATGGAAGAGCTTATCTCCCCCGGTATCTACAACCTGATCATCTTCGTGCTGGCGATTTATGTCGGTTATCACGTGGTCTGGAACGTTACACCTGCACTGCACACGCCTTTGATGGCGGTAACCAACGCGATCTCGGCGATCGTGATCGTCGGCGCCATGCTGGCCGCCGCGTTGACCGTCACACCTCTGGGCAAGACCATGGGCACCCTGGCGGTAGCTCTGGCAGCGGTGAACGTATTTGGTGGCTTCCTGGTTACCCGCAGGATGCTTGAGATGTTCAAGAAAAAAGCCCCAAAAGCAGTAAAAGAAGAGGCGCCTAAGTAA
- a CDS encoding LysR family transcriptional regulator has protein sequence MRRKIPSTTALISFEAAARHESFTKAAQELSLTQGAICRQIASLEEFLSVELFRRSRRGVKLTEAGLSYSRRVATQLDAVERDTLSVMGQQGTNVIELAVVPTFGTQWLLPRLKDFQQQHPEVTVNLTNRTRPFLFADTDFDAAIYFGDADWSGTESHRLMGENPMPVCSPGLLGKKTHLTPSAIADLPLLQQTTRPYAWRQWFNSQNLNVPRDMTGPRYELFSMLAQAAMHDMGIALIPPFLIQRELAEKRLVIANPQALASIKAYYLMIPERKVESASLRAFRDWLVNQAHSYSLEG, from the coding sequence ATGCGAAGGAAGATACCCAGCACGACTGCCCTGATCAGCTTTGAGGCAGCAGCGCGCCACGAAAGCTTTACCAAGGCCGCTCAGGAGCTTTCGCTGACTCAAGGCGCCATTTGCCGGCAGATCGCCAGCCTGGAAGAGTTCCTGAGCGTCGAACTGTTCCGCCGCTCGCGCCGCGGGGTCAAGCTGACGGAAGCGGGCCTTTCCTATAGCCGACGGGTAGCCACACAGCTTGATGCGGTTGAGCGCGATACCTTGTCAGTGATGGGTCAGCAGGGCACCAATGTGATCGAATTGGCCGTGGTCCCGACCTTCGGCACTCAATGGCTGCTGCCAAGACTCAAGGACTTCCAGCAACAACACCCGGAAGTGACGGTCAACCTCACCAATCGAACGCGACCCTTCCTGTTTGCCGATACCGACTTCGATGCGGCGATCTATTTTGGCGACGCGGACTGGTCGGGTACCGAGTCCCACAGGTTGATGGGCGAAAATCCGATGCCCGTGTGCAGCCCCGGCCTGCTGGGGAAAAAGACCCACCTGACGCCCAGCGCAATCGCCGACCTGCCCCTGCTGCAGCAGACCACTCGCCCCTATGCCTGGCGCCAGTGGTTCAACTCGCAGAACCTTAATGTCCCGCGGGACATGACAGGACCGCGTTACGAGCTATTCTCCATGCTTGCCCAAGCGGCCATGCACGATATGGGGATTGCGTTGATCCCGCCGTTCCTGATTCAGCGAGAGCTGGCGGAGAAGCGCCTGGTGATCGCCAACCCTCAGGCACTGGCGAGCATCAAGGCTTATTACCTGATGATTCCGGAGCGAAAGGTCGAATCGGCCTCTTTAAGGGCTTTTCGCGACTGGCTGGTTAATCAGGCACACAGCTACAGCCTAGAAGGATAA
- a CDS encoding DUF2388 domain-containing protein, protein MSRLRLLSAAALLAVAANAHATSFIVTTDAVVGALKATSDATSDVTSSFRDDKIVRAARDDAASFVASEGAIRGVKLESALDHIRQQAPQLSATDAQLAQAILTI, encoded by the coding sequence ATGTCCCGTCTTCGCTTGCTCAGCGCTGCCGCCCTGCTTGCCGTGGCAGCCAATGCCCACGCCACCAGCTTCATCGTGACCACCGATGCCGTCGTCGGCGCACTCAAGGCCACGTCCGATGCGACCTCCGATGTCACTTCTTCCTTCCGCGACGACAAGATCGTGCGTGCTGCCCGCGATGACGCTGCCAGCTTCGTCGCCAGTGAAGGCGCCATCCGTGGTGTGAAACTGGAAAGCGCCCTCGACCACATTCGCCAACAGGCACCTCAATTGAGCGCCACGGATGCGCAGCTGGCCCAGGCCATCCTGACGATCTAA
- a CDS encoding acetyl-CoA hydrolase/transferase family protein, which produces MYRDRIRMPSLLDKVMSAADAAALIEDGMTVGMSGFTRAGEAKAVPHALAERAKTTPLKITLMTGASLGNDLDKQLTEAGVLSRRMPFQVDSTLRKAINAGEVMFIDQHLSETVESLRNQQLKLPDIAVIEAVAITEQGHIVPTTSVGNSASFAIFAKQVIVEINLAHNPNLEGLHDIYIPTYRPTRTPIPLVKVDDRIGSTAIPIPAEKIVAIVITNQSDSPSTVLPPDVDTQAIADHLIDFFKQEVAAGRMTNKLGPLQAGIGTIANSVMCGLIDSPFEDLTMYSEVLQDSTFDLIDAGKLSFASGSSITLSARRNTDVFGNLERYKDKLVLRPQEISNHPEVVRRLGIIGVNTALEFDLYGNVNSTHVCGTRMMNGIGGSGDFARNAHLAIFVTKSIAKGGAISSVVPMVSHVDHTEHDVDILVTEVGLADLRGLAPRERARVIIDNCVHPDYRQALDDYFTAACALGGHTPHILRDALSWHINLEETGRMLAV; this is translated from the coding sequence ATGTACCGTGATCGTATTCGCATGCCTTCGTTGTTGGATAAAGTGATGAGCGCCGCTGACGCCGCCGCTCTGATTGAGGACGGCATGACCGTCGGCATGAGTGGGTTCACTCGCGCCGGCGAAGCCAAGGCCGTGCCCCACGCATTGGCCGAGCGCGCCAAAACCACCCCGCTGAAAATCACGTTGATGACCGGCGCTAGCCTGGGCAACGACTTGGACAAACAGCTCACCGAAGCCGGCGTCCTGTCGCGACGCATGCCATTCCAGGTCGACAGCACGCTGCGCAAGGCGATTAACGCCGGCGAAGTGATGTTCATCGACCAGCATCTGTCGGAAACCGTGGAGTCGCTGCGCAATCAGCAGCTCAAGCTGCCGGACATCGCGGTGATCGAGGCCGTGGCCATCACCGAGCAGGGCCACATCGTGCCGACCACTTCGGTCGGCAACTCGGCCAGCTTTGCGATTTTCGCCAAACAGGTCATCGTTGAGATCAATCTGGCGCACAACCCGAATCTGGAAGGTCTGCACGACATCTATATTCCAACCTATCGCCCGACTCGCACGCCAATCCCGCTGGTGAAGGTTGACGACCGGATTGGCAGTACCGCCATCCCTATTCCGGCGGAAAAGATCGTTGCCATCGTGATCACCAATCAGTCCGACTCGCCTTCCACCGTGTTGCCGCCTGACGTAGACACCCAAGCCATCGCCGACCATCTGATCGACTTCTTCAAGCAGGAAGTGGCAGCCGGACGCATGACCAACAAGCTTGGCCCGTTGCAAGCCGGAATCGGCACCATCGCCAACTCGGTGATGTGCGGCCTGATCGATTCGCCCTTCGAAGACCTCACCATGTACTCCGAAGTGCTGCAAGACTCGACCTTCGACCTGATCGATGCCGGCAAGCTGAGCTTTGCGTCGGGTAGTTCGATCACCTTGTCGGCGCGTCGCAATACCGACGTTTTCGGCAACCTGGAGCGCTACAAGGACAAACTGGTCCTGCGCCCTCAGGAAATCTCCAACCACCCGGAAGTGGTACGCAGGCTCGGCATCATCGGTGTCAACACCGCACTGGAATTCGACCTGTACGGCAACGTCAACTCCACCCATGTCTGCGGCACGCGGATGATGAACGGAATCGGCGGCTCGGGCGACTTCGCGCGCAACGCGCACCTGGCAATCTTTGTCACCAAGTCGATCGCCAAGGGCGGCGCGATCTCCAGCGTGGTGCCCATGGTCAGCCACGTCGACCACACCGAGCATGATGTGGACATCCTCGTCACCGAGGTCGGCCTGGCCGACCTGCGTGGCCTGGCGCCACGGGAGCGAGCGCGCGTCATCATCGACAACTGCGTGCACCCGGACTATCGCCAGGCCCTGGATGACTACTTCACCGCCGCCTGCGCATTGGGTGGCCACACCCCGCATATCCTGCGCGATGCACTGAGCTGGCACATCAACCTCGAGGAAACCGGGCGCATGCTTGCCGTCTGA
- a CDS encoding DUF2388 domain-containing protein produces the protein MRSPLIAAALGLLLLADVTQAHTLVATSNIIIDASRRTIDFTSDTTTSIRDSKIIREAHDDAASFVASEGEIRGAHLEAAFDTLRTRVPEARDASDQVLAEAILAL, from the coding sequence ATGCGTAGCCCCCTGATTGCTGCTGCCCTTGGCCTGTTGTTGCTGGCCGATGTGACACAGGCGCACACCCTGGTCGCCACCAGTAACATCATCATCGATGCCTCCCGGCGCACCATTGATTTCACATCCGACACCACCACATCCATTCGCGATTCGAAAATCATCCGCGAAGCCCACGACGATGCCGCCAGCTTCGTTGCCAGCGAAGGTGAAATTCGCGGTGCGCACCTGGAAGCTGCCTTCGACACATTGCGCACGCGCGTGCCGGAAGCCCGGGACGCCAGCGACCAAGTGCTCGCCGAAGCCATCCTCGCACTGTGA